Genomic window (Rhinatrema bivittatum chromosome 9, aRhiBiv1.1, whole genome shotgun sequence):
cacagaactagcttccttttaagcagataagaggcagagtactgcggcccaggcacttcccagcacagacccactcaaggacaatgcgttgagtctgtttgaaaataccaagatgaacagactcactctcaataacaatgttgttaagtctgtttaaaattcccaaatgaacatacccactcaaggacaatgttcagtctgtttaaaatgcccactgcatgACAGACTAAGCaattggaatttaataaagcaggaatttttttcactccagaaacatggatgacattgaaaatattaatatctctctccaagccagcccaacaccctcaaTGGTAAATAGAATACTTGGTCACTGCTAGCTGACTAGACCACTAcactgcttgaaagaaacaggaataggaATACTAGTGACTGTAGCTGACCCTGCCACTAATGCAAGAccaggaatatttttctttcctttcctagcctaacacagaatctgttctgtgttgtctatcaaatctggttctggttctggttctatttctgcttgcctgcctgcctgagcctgccacccagcccaccacctccccacagaatcgctggAAATGTGCGtgagtcctcgtgctgctgcttatatagtgctggctcgtgAGTAAAATcctcagagagcactgaatgacagcgcgattcgctgcattcagtgccactctgaaaacgtgaacgcagattcgctgcgttccggtatccatgccgacgtgtccgaccctttcctgtgagtcactgcgactcacaggaaagggtcagacaggttggcatggttagcgcaggggcgccgccattttgtgctaatctggggctccgagctcgcagctaatggcggtGAGAAAAGCGCGCCTcgcggttcaacgtattcaacgtagctatgttgaatacgttggaagtcgcgatgcgttgcgcatcatcacttttttaagttaaaaaaaaaaaaagttgcgttttacatatgcgttcaaaacgaatgcacacccctacttagcaagacccccaaggtataaCTTGGCACTCATTTTAGCTTCCATATCCCTGACACTACACCTTGGGAGGTTTGTTGCCATTTAGTCTAACTACCTTACCCCAAGATGCTATACCTGGGGGATCTTGCTGATGCTTTGCCTAGCTGACATGATCTTGACACACCTTGGTGGTCTTGGTGTcaatctgccttgctgctatacccttaTGCTACACCTTTGGAGTCTAGATGCCACACTTCATTGCTGCTATACACCTTATGCTACTCCTGAAGGTCTTGTTGCTGCATGACTAACTGCCATGCTCCTGCTGCAACACATTGGGGttttgctgtcactctgcctatCTGCTTCACACtttgactggtgcttttcaatatatttataaatgaactggaaaggaatatgatgagtgaggtaatcagattgtcagatgatacaaaattatttcaaatatttaaattataagcggaatgtgataaattgcagaaggaccttgcaagtctggaagattgggcatctaaatggcagatgaaatttaatgtggacaagtgcaaggtgatgcatatagggaaaataacccatgctgtagttacacgatgttaggttccatattaggagctaccacccaggaaaaagattttggcatcatagtggataatacattgaagtcctcggctcagtgtgctgtggcagtcaaaaaagcaaacaaagttaggaattattaggaagggaatggtgaataaaatggaaaatgtcataatgcctatgtattgctccatggtgagatcgcaccttgagagctgagttcaattctggtcaccgtatctcaataAAGTTATAGTTGCGccgaagaaggtacagagaagggtgacaaaaatgataaatgggatagaatagctcccttatgaggaaaggctaaaggcattagggctgttcagcctggagaagagacggctaagtagggatatgatagaggtctataaaatcgtgagaggtctagaacgggtaagcgtgaattggttatttattctttcagataatagaaagactgggagcactccaggaagttagcaaataacacatttaaaacaaatcagagaaaattctttttcactcagtgtacatttaagctctggaatttgttgccagaatgtGGTTTGtacatttagtgtagctgggtttaaaaaaggtttggataagttcttggaggagaaatctattaactgccattaatcaaggTGACTTAAGGAaaagccactactattactggcattagtagcatgggatctacttaatttttgggtacttgccaggtgcttgtaacctggattggtcactgtggaaacaggaagctgggcttgatgacccttggtctgacccagtaaggcaacttcttatgttcttatgttactccTTTTGGATCTTGCTGACATGCTACCTTGCTGTTATGAACATTCTGCTatgccttgggggtcttgctgtcactctgtctAGCTGACATGACTCTGATTTTACACCTATGAGGTCttgctgcctctctgccttgctgctatacctcttAGGCTTCATCTTGTAAGTTTTACtgtcactctgctttgctgcatcCATGGCCATGATTCTACATCGTAGGGGGACTGCTGCCAACCTGCCTAGCAGTTATGTCCCTGACTCTACACCTTGGAAGACTGTATGCATCCCTGTTTGATGTTTGGATTCCAGCCTAGTTATTCTACCCTACTTCTCTCTTGGTTATGTTGGCGTATTTTAtccacaaaataaaatagaaaaaaaagtagaaattTCTCCTTCCACCCCCTTCTTATCTGGCTCAATGTCTTGCTATTTATGTCTGCTACTATTGCTTTATGGCCTGTTCCTGGCTTTCTCATGGTGACTTGGAGAATAGATGCTATTATGAGTTAAATTATACTGTTTTGTGGTGCCTTGGGGAATTCATACAACTGTTGATGTTGCCTTAACTGCTCTCTTGGTATATTCACTGCTTTTGGCTGTTCAGCCATCTACCATGATGCCCTGAGATTTTGATGCTTCTGTACTGTTTGTGATACCCAGCTCACATGCTACACCTTTATGGGTTTGCTGTTTCTGAACACACATTCTGTGTGTTAAGAGTTTTGATTCCTCTGCGCTGTTTGTGATAGCAACATAGGGACATaataaatgccatgctgagtcagaccaaggtccactgagcccagcaatcTCTCTCTAACAGTGGTTCTATTATATTCCCAGAtgtaagcgctggctttcccaagactacatggctaataactgtttatgcactttttcttcaggaacctGTCCAATCCCCCTTATAACCCCAATATATTAGTTGttttgaccatgtcctctggcaacacattccatatcatgattgtacactgagtgaaaaaatattttctatgattttgttttaaatctgaggGTTGCTTCTTTCATGGGGTGTTcactagtcctagtgttgtttgaaagagaaaataactcatccctatttacccattccaccccattcatggtaatataaatttcaatcatattccctttcagtcatctcttttccaatctAAAGAgcactaatctgtttagcctttcttcttaagagagcttttccattccctttatcattttgacacccttctttgtttcttttctatgtccgctatgtcttttttgagatgggcaaccagaactgcatacaatactcaaggggcagttgcaccatggatccaAAGCCATTATGACAGTCTCAGTTTTGCTTTTTATTCCTTTAcaaataattgctaacattctatttaccttTTTGACCAGATTCAAGGTATTGAGAACAAGTACTCCGAGgtcctttttcctgggttgtgaaTCCTagcacagaacccagcatcatataTTTATATTTGGGATTATTATTCTCTttctgcattactttgcacttgcccatattaaattgcatctgccatttagaactcctagtctcacaaggtctttctgcagttaaTCACAATCTACTGCCATtgtaatgactcaaaacaattttgtctcatctgcaaattcggTCACATCAATCATTGttcccttctccagatcatttattaatatgctAAATAACACAGGTCCCAATACGgacctctggggcactccactaatgacctttctccatttggaaaaactgaccatttaatcttacctctgtttcctgtcatatcctgttaccaatccacaataggacactgtctcTGATctcatgacctcccaatttcctgaggagtgtcacatgagagactttgtcacatgccttctgaaaatccaaatacactccaGCTCACTTTTGCCTGCATCTTTTTTTATACCcccaaaaaaatctagtaaattggtaagtagggatgtgaatcgggcttaggacgattgaaaatatcggacgatattttcaaaatcatcagaaattgggggctcccgaTACGAGAACCCcatgattttgttcctggggttctcttatcattttgggggagggcgggaaaaacggcacactaaaacaatccctaaacccaccccgaccctttaaaactgttcccttagtttcccccatcctcctgaacctcccaaaaactatttacaagtacctggtggtccagtggaggtcccgggagccatctcccgctctcgggccgttggctgccactaatcaaaatggtgccgatggccctttgcccttaccatgtgacagggtatccgtgccattggctggcccctgtcacatggtaggagcactggatggcccgtgccatttttaaagatggcgccagccgtccattactcctaccatgtgacagggcctggctaatggcatggataccctgtcacatggtaagggcaaagggccatcggcgccatttttattagtggcagccgacggccccgagagcaggagatcgctcccgggacttccactggaccaccaggtacttgtaaaaagtttttggggggttcgggagggtggggaaagctaagggaacagttttaaagggtcgggtaggtttttttgtttatcggctcgggcgcagccgataaacaaaaccacgatcgggccgcccaaaaaaaaattaacgatgtgaatcggaactggaatcggaactgattccggttccgattcacatctctattggtaaGGCATGACTTTCCTTTGCAAAACCCATTTTGACTCTCACCCAAACTATGTCTATATGGTacgtaattttgtttttaagaatagctttgaaTATTTTGCATGGCACcaatgtcagactcactggtctcaCATTCACCACCCCTCCAGTTTTCTGGTATTGTGTctattttaaatgataaattgcaaatcaccagaaaaaggtctgcaatttcatatttgagttccttcagaactctggggtgaataccatccagtcctaatgatttgttattctttagcctgtcaatctgagttattacatcctccagtttcagaGTGATTCCATCCAGTCACATAGAGACATCACCATCAAGAAATGTTTCCAGTGTGGATAGGATCTTGCCAGCCtcccagtatctgaattcaagaaaacatagaACAAGCAaagggaatctctgagggagtggtataGATAACAGTGCTGAGCAGTGTGTGGATGGGCAATCTAgataggtcatatggtctttgcctgccattatgtttctgtgtttctaagtaTGACAGACTATGAATCTGAAAACACAAATCGCTGCTTGCAATTAACATGAAATGTTGTCTTTCCTTTTCTAACACAGCAGTCACACATTTAATGTGATTTTCTGTAATACGTAAATCTTATAAGAAGAAAACTAAAGTGTAGTCTACAGTCAACACTAATTTTAATTCAGCGCACATCATTTGTAACTTAAATTTCAAAATTAGGATACATTGATAGAAATAGCACCATATTAGTACTCTTCAAAATATAGTGCAAAGATGGAGCACATTGCACCAATAAAAATTGCAAATGCATAGGTATACATCTGCATTTGATAATTGGTATACTTTGGAGTAGTCACTGGAGTATATGTTTACCTGACCCCAATTATGTGTAGATAATGAAACAAAACTCATGAAAGAATAATAACTCTGGATCTTAAATTTACAGATAAATTCAGACAAGGAACAATTCTGGACACACGTCATTTCCGATGGCTTCAGGATAGCAGTAGTTTGGAAGTATGGTGGGATTTACATGGACACAGATATCATATCCATAAAGCCTCTCCAAGAAGTAGATTTCCTGGCATTTGAGGAACTACGAACTTGCAGCAGTTCGGCATTTGGTTTTCAAAGGCACCATGAATATCTATGGGAATGTATGGAGGACTTTGTGAAGAACTATAGAGGAGCCATATGGGGACAacaaggtcccctgctgcataccAGAGTTATAGCAAGGCGATGCGAGTTTCCAGATTTCAAATATATAAAAGATGGCACATGTAAGAATATTTCTATTTTGCACCCGCAGCGATTAAGTCCAATTCACTATTCTAATTGGGGAAAATATTTTGAGGTCTGGGACCACAAGAACACCTTTAATAATTCATATGGCTTTCACATGTGGAATTTCATGAACAAGAATAAGAAAAAGGTGATGGCAGGAAGCAATTCATTGGCTGAGAACCTCTTTATCAAAAACTGTCCACTTACTTATGAATTCATTTTGAAATCTACACCAGGAAAGTAAACATGGGATGGTAACTTTATTAAAGTCAATAGTTTAGTACTCATTATTCTCCACAAAATCAGAGATTTCCAATGAGCTATCTGTAAAAGTATTTGGACCTTGTAGGAAGAACTCCATAGATGTTGCATGGATAATTTCAATTCTATTTTCTTGTTCAAATCCTCAGTTTATTTTATCCCAGCTCACTCCAGGTCAACAGAACAtactgatccaatcctggttttggtctgttgcatgcatggatttgtagtctGATTGTCACATGGATTTTTCTTAGACAGAGCTACAACCCTATGCCTGCACGGGACAAAACCAGGATTGTGTGAGCTGCATGTTTCTCCCATGCATTCTATTTAAGagtgtaactgccactccatgtccATTCACATTATCCACTTTCTTTCTATTTACagttgtaactgctgttccatgtaggttactcccatgttttaGATTTATGGTTGCAACTG
Coding sequences:
- the LOC115099096 gene encoding alpha-1,4-N-acetylglucosaminyltransferase-like isoform X1, with amino-acid sequence MKKWIQFSLFLIFMFTCSTVYWMKKKYSLPFYKYIYHQSPVEVVNIEPNLGIFFAETTEKLEPSTLAVCAIESASHNYPDRSVYLFMKGLTKDMTISNNPSYKGISLLSSLKNVHILPLNFEELFKDTPLLPWYQKINSDKEQFWTHVISDGFRIAVVWKYGGIYMDTDIISIKPLQEVDFLAFEELRTCSSSAFGFQRHHEYLWECMEDFVKNYRGAIWGQQGPLLHTRVIARRCEFPDFKYIKDGTCKNISILHPQRLSPIHYSNWGKYFEVWDHKNTFNNSYGFHMWNFMNKNKKKVMAGSNSLAENLFIKNCPLTYEFILKSTPGK